In Bacteroidia bacterium, the sequence TGTCAGCCTCCTTGCTACTATTGAGGGCGGAGGCATAATTGGAAAGTATGGAAATATATGTAGTTGGAAAAATCTCTTTTCGCAATGGTTTTTCTTCGAAAAGCTCTACAATTTGCTTGCGATACTTCTTATTTTCCGCTTTTTCATTATTAAACTTAGCTAACCTGGCTTTATCGGACAAAAGGAGTCTTTGACAGGTATGGGTTAAATACTCAGCCGGCACCTCCATTTGTTGCTGTGATTCAACTTTTCCATTTTGAATTTGAATAAATAACTTGTCGTGATTATACGAAACCATGGTTTCATAATCCAACATGGCCAATCTGCATTTTTTTTCATGGAAAATCCAATCCATTTCAATTGAAGTATCTGCTTTCAAAAAATTCCTAATGAGGATACCTTCCAAACGCAAACATTCCAAGACCACCATGTGGAAATCAAACTCATCGGCTTTGCGCTTGGTTTCATCCAGGAGTTCGAAAGCCATTTCAAACTGATCCCTTGTAATGAGGTAGGCGGACAGGCGGAGGTTACGGTGCAATTCGGCTTCGTAAGAAGCTCCAGATTCATAATCGTCCAACAGAAAATCGAGCAATTGCTTTTTCAGCAATAATTTATGTCGATAATATTCTCGTCTTTCTAGCTCCTTCATCAAGGGAACCTTAGCATCCACCAGGTTATCAAAGATATTCTTAATTCGCCTTTGGACGATGCCTTTGCCGGAGATGGTGTTGTTAAAATTGGATTTTTCACGGGGAGTTAATGAGTTGACAAGTTGCTTAAGTAGATGGCTATCGGACATGGAATACAAAGGGTTAAAAAACGGAAGCGATAATAGAAAAAAACAGCAGACTTTAAGTTAAAAACACCAATAAAATGAGCCAGAACAGAAAAATTAAACCAAAAAAGCGGTGCGACATTGCCCATTTTTTGCCAAAACAGGTTGGATGTAGATTTAAGAAGTTTACAGCAATTAAAAACCCATTCTCCCCATGGCTTATACTTTTACAGTAAACAAGACTTACAGTGTCAGTTCTTACCAAATCATTTTAAGCAGTTTTACCTACCTACGTGTTAAGGAAATTTCAACTGGTAACATCGTTTACCAAACCTTACTTTCTGGCAAGCCGGCCATACGGGTTGTTGGCTCCAATTATGAAATAGGAACATTCAGTACAAGTGATCCCATTTTTGAGCGAAAAATAGATTTATCCCTTAACCCCCATTCTTTGGAGGTATCCCAGGTAGAAAGCGATTATTGTTGTATTGGAGTATCCAATGATGGAGGAGATACTGTTACCTACACTTACAAAATCAACCTCTGCCCGGTGGAGCTGTGGAAATCGGGCAACAACATTTACCTGCGATCGCCTTATTGCGCCGGCCAATCGGGATGTGGGAATTGTTTTAGTGAGAGTTAAGGGGGGGAGCAGAATAAACTTAGGAAACAATTGGTAGAAACTACATAACTTTCTATACTTTTATGCGGGCCCCCTCCGCCCAACTAGCTTTTTATTAAACCCCAAACAACCTTCACGGGCGTTCGGGTCACGCTATCGGCTGTAGTCCAAGCCAACTCCGCTCAATCGCTGCGTTGGCTTGGAGCTACTTGCCTCTATCGTTGCCCGATGCGCTACCTATTAGTGGATATATAAACCAACTTATCACACTACCAATCAGGATTCTGCAAGGAATTCATGGCATATTTATAAAGCCCATTTCACCAACCAAGCAAACAAGAATATAAGTAATTGAAAATAAACGATTTGAGTATTTTTGCAGCCCTAAAAAACCTCTACAAACAAAATAACATACACCCAGCTACATCTCCCACACCAGCTTATCCATACGTGTACTCCCTCCGGGTAGGGATAGCAGTGGAAAGCCCACATCCCGAAAGCTTTCGGGAGAGGACTTGGAACGAATAGCCCGACCATGAGCCCCCTGCCAAAAGCCTCCGGTTCTGCACCACAACTTTTGGGCGAATGGGACCCGCCCAATAACTATCAAAAAAAACTTACTCCTCCCTTCTTTCCACCAAGGTCAAAATCGTTGCCAAAGCCACGGTTTCGCCGGTTTCGTCGTATACATCAACCTGCCATTTTACTACACCTTGAGGCTTTTCACCTTCGCGCTTTTCCTTCCAAATTTTTTCTTTTACGGTGAGGCGTACGCCAATAGTCGCACCTACGTAAACCGGCTTGATAAAACGCAACTCGTCCAGACCGTAATTGGCCAAAACCGGACCTTTTTTGGGGTCAACAAACAAACCGGCTGCGGCTGAAATGACGAAGTAGCCATGCGCCACCCGACCTGTAAACACACTGCCCTCCAGAGAGGTAATGTCAGTATGGGCATAAAAATTGTCACCGCTGATGTTGGCAAAATTTACTATGTCGGTCTCGGTAACCGTGCGTTTGTGGGTAACCAGGGTCTCCCCTATCTTCAAATCTTCGAAATATTTGCGGAAAGGATGAATGATATCCTCCGTTTGCCTGGCTTTGGGCTGGTACACATTGGTAATACGGGTAAGTGTGGTAGGACTGCCCTGTATGGCCGTGCGCTGCATATAATGGAATATGCCGCGTATGCCGCCCATTTCCTCTCCCCCTCCTGCTCTACCCGGACCACCATGCACCAAATGCGCTAAGGGTGAACCATGCCCGGTGGCCTCGCCGGCACTTTCGCGGTTAATGATGTACAAACGTCCGTGGTAAGCTGCCGTATTTAATACTATCTCGGCTGCAAAATCGTCGCTGGCAGTAAACACAGAACCCACCAGACTTCCCTTTCCCATCTTGGCTAAACGAGCTGCATCCTGTGCAGTTTTATAAGGCATAACTGTACTAACCGGACCAAAAGCTTCGATGTTGTGCGGTGCTGTTTTGGTAAAAGGATCGTTGCAATACAAAAGCATAGAAGCAAAGAAGGAACCTTTTTCACGATCACCACCTACAATTTCAAAATTGTCTAAATCACCATATACTACTTCGCATTCTTGTTTGAGCAATTCCACCTTTTCTCGCACATCCTTCACTTGACCTTTACTGGCTAGCGGTCCCATGCGAACACCTTCCAAACTCGGGTCACCGATTTTGGTGGTAGCAATGCGCTTTTTAAGAGCATCAATAACCGGTTCCACCAAATGTTCAGGAACAATAGTACGTCGAATGGCGGTACAACGCTGTCCGGCCTTGGTAGTAAGTTCTTTGCTAACCTCTTTGATAAAAAGAGAAAATTCTTCCATATCCGGCGTTACGTCGTTTCCTAGTATGCAGCAATTGAGGGAGTCGGCCTCCATGTTAAACCTTACCGAATTTTCGATAATGGCAGGGTGGGCCTTGAGCATACGTCCGGTTTCGGCGCTACCGGTAAAGGTTACCACATCCTGGCAATCCACAAAATCGAGAATATTTCCGGCACTACCGCAAATTAATTGCAATGCTCCGGCGGGGAGTAGTTCGGATTTGATAATTTCCTGCACCATCAATTCGGTAAGGTAACTGGTAGCGGTAGCAGGTTTTACAATAGCAGGAACACCGGCAAGGAAGTTTACAGCCAACTTTTCCAGCATGCCCCAACATGGGAAGTTGAAGGCGTTGATATGAATCGCTACACCTTCAAGAGGCACACAGATATGATGACCAATGAAGGTTCCGCCTTTGGAAGTAACTTCAGGCTTGCCATCCACATGGAAGGTTTCGTTGGCCAGTTCGCGCCTGCCTTTGGAAGCCATCACAAACAGGTTTCCAATGCCTCCTTCGATATCCACCCAGCTATCGCCTTTAGAGGCACCGGTGGCGGCAGAAAGTTTATAGAAAATTTCTTTTTTCTCATTCAGGTGCATGGCCAGGGCCTTGAGCATGAGGGCGCGCTGGTGAAAGGTCATTTTACGCAAAGTTGGACCTCCTACGTTACGGGCATATTCCAACATGGCTTTAAAATCGAGGCCTTTGCTGGTGGCGGTTGCTACTAAATCACCGTTTACGGCATTATAAAGTGGGGTTCCATCGCCTTCACCTTCTACCCATTGACCCAAAGCATAATTTTTAAGTTTCATTGCACTGAATTTTCGGCAATGATAACATGGAAAGGTTTAAGATGGAAACACAAACGCAATTATCACCCCGTTGAAGGTATAACTTCGGTTGAAGGACTATCCTTCGTAGTAGTTTGTTTGGCACGTTCAATACTTGCATTCAACTCAAAACCTATCAATAATAAAAAGGAATTGATGTACAACCACAGCAAAACAATAATGAGGGTGCCGATGGAACCATATAATTTGTTGTATTGATTAAAGTGATTGATGTAAACGGAAAAACCGTAAGAAGTAAGGATAATGAGTAGGGTTGCCAAGGAGGATCCGGCCGAAAAGAAGTTCCAACGGGTATGCCGAGATGGACCTAAGTAATACACAAAGGACGTAGCAAAATATACCAGGGCTATGGAAACAAACCAGTTAACCAGCAACAAGACCAGGTAATTGTCCTTGCTCATAAATCCATTCTTAACCAGGTAACCCATAACTACCTGACTAAAGATAATTAGGGCTATCGAAACCAATAAAAGAACCGAAAGAATTACAGTAAGCAGAATAGCCACAAAACGCTGTTGCAAGGCTTTTCGGCGGCGAACACTGTGGAAGGTACGGTTAAATGCCTCAATCATGGCATTGATGCCATTGGTAGCAAAGTAGAGGGCGAAAATAAATCCGAAACTTAACAAACCACCACGACGCTGTTTTACAATGTCTTCAATAGTTTCACGACTAGCTTGATAGGCATTGTAAGGCATAAACTCTTCCAACAAACTTAATAGCTGTCCCTGAAAATTATCAATGGGAATATAGGCAATGAGGGTAAATAAAAAGATTATTGCAGGAAAAATGGCCAGGAAAAAGCTAAAAGCCATGCTGGAAGCTCGAATATTTAATGCCCCTTTTTGTAATCCTTGAATAAAGAAAACCATTACATCCCAAAAGGGCAAACCATCGAACAATGGAAGCCGAACAGATTTTAGTTTTCTGATCAACTTACGCAGCAATGCCCATTTCTTTCGGCTTTTAAATTCTGTAGTGCTCACCTCGAATCTTACGTTTTTGGAATGATTTGCAACAAAAGTACATTCATTTATTCAAACTTTTTTCTAAAAAAAACATTCTGAAACCCTTGAAAATAGGATAAAAGAGAAAAAATAAAGAAAAATTTGCATTAGTTGTTAAAGAAGTGTTAATTTTGCGCCATTAATCACAATTATTAACCCAAATTAAGAACCTTCAAAATGAACAAAATTTTCTCTCTAGTTGCTGCTTTCGCAGTTGTTGCTCTAGTATCTTGCGGTGGTCACTCAGAAGAAGCTGCTGCTGTTGATTCAACTGCTGTAACTACTGACACTGCTGCTGTTGTTGAAGCTGCTCCAGTTGATACTGCTGCTGCTGACACTGCTGCTGCTGCTCCTGCTGCTGAAGCTCACCACTAATTGAAATTAACAATTCAAATAAAAAAGGCCGTTAATTAACGGCCTTTTTTATTTTCAATTACTCAACGTTTAATCTTACCACTAAAGGTTTCCGGAATTTCACTCACCATATTTATCTTCCTTGGCACCTTATACAAGGCCAAATGCTGTCTTAGAAATTGCTTGATGGTATTTTCATCTAACTCAGAAAACACTACGATATCAGCAATCAATTCCTCTTCACCTCTGCCATCGGCCAATCCGTAAACCTTGCACCCTCTTATCTCGGGTATTTGCAGCAAAACCTCTTCCACCTCTTCCGGAAAGACTTTTAATCCGCTCAAATTTACCATAGACTTTTCTCTTCCTTTGATAAAATATCTGCCTTGTTCGTCACGAACTGCCCAGTCGCCGGTGTAAAACCAATCTGAACCGGCGGGTTTCCATGGAACAAGATAAGCCTGAAACCGACCAACACCCCGAATAGCCATTCTACCTTCCATTCCTGCCGGCAATTCATTCCCCTCCGAATCAAAAATTCCAACTTCATATCCCGGAGTAACTGTTCCAACCGAATCCATTAAATTGGGGTCAGGTCTACTATGAATCAAAGGCAAACCATATTCAATAATGCCATAAGCCTGGGAAACCGGGATACGGAAACGTTCATAAAATTGTTCGCAAACATGCCTTTGAGCCCCTGCCGAAGTTGAAATTACCCACCTCAAACTAGCAGGTAAGGTAACTTTAGATTGAGCCAACAACTTTATGTGTAATGGACTTGCATAAAAAAAACTGGCCTGCTCCTTGGTTAATAATGCCGCTATTTCTGCAGGGAAAGGACTTTTACAAAGCACCACTTTACAACCATAGCGAAGATATAACATGATGGAAACAACAAAATGAAAGGCCATTGGAAGTACCCAAACAACTGTATCATTCGATGACAAATTTAAAACGCGATTAGCAGATTCAATTCGTCCCCAAATGCTGTTCAACGACAACAAAACCCCTTTGGATTGCCCGGTAGTGCCGCTGGTAAATCGTATAAAAATAGGATGCTCAACACTTTGCCAATTGCTAAGGTTGGAATGAACCCGAAAAAAAACAAATGGGAGATTTTGAATAACTAAGGCCGGTTTTACCTTGTTCGAAAACCATTGTGAATTGGCTAAAACCCAGTTGACATTGGCCTTTGCCAATACTTCATCCCATTCGTTTTGTCCAACTTGGTGGTACACCGGCAAGGCAACGGCACCAAGTCCCATTACAGCATACAATGAAGCCGCAAAAGCGATGCTATTATCGTCTTTTACGGCTACAACTTGTTTGGCTTCCAAACCGGCTAAAATCAATTCAACCTGGATGGATTTTACCAGTTCAAAAAATTCGGAATAGGTAATGGTGTTATCTTTTTCTACTAAGGCTATTTGGGGCCCAAACAACCTTGCCGATTCGGATAAACTCTCCTGAATACCCATTCATTCATGACTTAGGTAAAGGCATTAAATCCGGTAACATCCATACCGGTTATGAGCAAATGGATGTCATGAGTACCTTCGTAGGTAATAACGCTTTCCAAATTCATGCTGTGACGCATAATCGGATATTCACCGGTAATACCCATACCACCCAACATTTGACGAGCATCGCGGGCAATGGTTATGGCCATGTGCACATTATTCCTTTTGGCCATGGAAATTTGGGCAGGTGTTGCCTTGTGTTCATTTTTCAAAACGCCTAAACGCCATGCCAGCAACTGGGCCTTGGTAATTTCTGTTATCATTTCAGCCAACTTGCGCTGTTGCAATTGAAAACCTCCAATGGGTCTGCCAAACTGTATCCTTTCCTGAGAATAACGCAAAGCGGTATCATAACAATCCATCGCAGCTCCAATAGCGCCCCAACTAATTCCATAACGGGCTGAATTCAAACACCCTAACGGTCCTTTAAGTCCTTTTACATTGGGTAACAAATTCTCTTTCGGAACCTGGACATTATCAAAAATCAATTCGCCTGTTGCCGAAGCCCTCAACGACCACTTACCATGGGTTTCGGGAGTTGAAAACCCTCTCATACCGCGTTCAACAATAATTCCTCGAATATCCCCTTGCTCATCTTTTGCCCAAACAACTGCAATCTGTGCAAAAGGTGCATTGGAAATCCACATTTTGGCGCCATTCAATAAATAATGATCCCCACAGTCTTTAATATTGGTTAACATACCACCCGGATTGGAACCATGATCCGGCTCCGTTAACCCAAAACATCCCATCCATTCTCCACTGGCTAACTTAGGCAGGTATTTTCTACGCTGTTCCTCGTTTCCGTAAGTATAAATAGGATACATTACCAAGGAACTTTGAACCGAAGCAGTAGAACGAATGCCACTATCACCTCTTTCCAATTCCTGCATAATTAAACCATAGGATATTTGATCCAAACCGGCTCCACCATATTCAGTAGGAATGTAAGGTCCAAAAGCACCAATTTCGGCCAGGCCTTTGATTAAATGCTTTGGAAATTCGGCACGTTGAGCGTATTCCTCAATGATTGGACTTACTTCCTTCTTCACCCAAGCCCTGGCTGTATCTCTAATTAATTTATGTTCATCTGTTAGAAGTTCATCCAACAAATAGTAATCAGGGGCTTGAAAACGATCTTGACTCATGAGTAATTTTGGTAATTTTGGGCAAAGGTAAATTACGAAAAGAAAATTTCCCATTCTTGCAGAATGATTCAGTCAACAAGTTTTATTAAAAAACCGGCCATCCCTTTGCTGGCTTGGATTTCCTTGTTGATACTTTCCTTAGTATTTGCTGCTGAAAGGGTTTCTTTCACTGATTCAGCCTGGCAATTTTTTCAAAAGCTTAACTCGGAATCTTTTGTTTTTCCCCAAGACCGTTATGGCATATTTTGGATGGCTATTCCTTCCTGGATAGGCATACGGCTTGGTTTACCATTATCCTCGCAAATTTACCTGTTCTCCGCCGGATATATTGCTATGTACTTTTTACTCTGGTGGATTTGCTTTTATCCCCTCAAAAATCCAAAAGCTGCATGGTTGGTACTGTTAAGTGTTATTTTAGGTACCAGACAAAGTTTTGTTCATCCCATTTCAGAAACCCACGAAGCATTGGCCTTTGGAGCCTTGTTTTGGGCCATTCTGGAATCCGACTTTAAACCCTGGACCAAGTATTTCTTTAGCCTGGCAGTATTAGCCAATACCATGTTAATTCATCCAATCGCAGTTTTTGTGCTGGGATTTGTTCTTCTTTCTAATTGGCTTTTAGCACCTAAAACAAATAAACCTTTGCTATTTTCTTTGTTGGCAGGATTAGTAGCCTGGAGTTTCACCCGCTTCCTTTATTCCAGCGGAAACTATGATGCTGGCCAATATGCCCTTTTAAAAAATATCCAGCCTTCCGATTTGATTCCATGGAAATGGGTTTCACTTAAATTCTTAGCCACTCGAAGCTATTACTTGTATTGGCCTACGGGTATCCTTGCCGGGTGGACCTTGCTAACCTGGTGGAAACAAGGAAAAAAAATGGAAATTTTTATCCTTTTCGGGGCCATTTCAGCTTATACGCTGCTTGCTATCATCACCTTTCGAACCGGCGACTCCGATTACATGATGGAAAAGAACTTTTTACCCTCCGTCTTTATGGTTAGTCTGCTCTTTCTCCACACCTTATTTGCTGATTCAGAATCAAACCTTGGAAAAAACTGGCTTATCATTGCCTGTTTAGGCGGAATATTCATCTGCTGGCGAGGTATCTCTATCTTTTCCACCCGACTACAAGCAATAGATTCTTTGATTGAACTTAGTATGAAACAAGGTCATTCCAAATCCTATGTATTAGAGCGTGATTTAGATTCAAAAACATACCTGGTAACCTGGGGACTTGGCGTTGAAACCTACCTCCGGGCCTTAACTAAATACCACCAAAACGTAAGCATTTTCATTCAAAATGATTCTCTTCCTCCTTTAAAATCCTCAGATTTTAGGGCAGTACCATGGCAAAGTTATAACAACAATCAACTTAATCCATCCTTTTTCCCCCACGATACTGCCTCCTACTACCGCCTGAATATACCCCTACAAAACAGAAATCAATAACTTTCTTCCGGCATTGGCAAGGCTACCTGCAAGTTAGGTCAGGCAAAGTATTCAGCTAAGGCATAAAACTGCTTCATGCCCCCTTGAAACCTGTCCGGGATTCATTCTTGCTATTGCTGCCCCACCAAATACTTCGAATTTTAAATTCTCCAATGCACCAATTGGATTTAAAAATGCTACTTTTGGCATTCACATGCTTGGTTTAAAACGTATTTTATTGCTTAACCTCTTCCTTGTGGCTTCCATTAACGGCTTCGGGCAAGGGAAAGGTGATGCCATTTCATTGCATGATAAAAACCGAAACACCAATCCCAACGCATTTTATTTGGAATTGGGTGGAAGTGCTGTTTTATATTCTGCCAATTATGAACGTTTGATCGTAAAAACAGGAAAAACTGCTTTATTTGCTCGTATTGGCCTTCAATACATTCCTATCAAAAGAGCACAATCTGTTGTCCATATTCCTTTGGCTGCCAATTGGGTATTAGGTCAAAAACGCATTAAAGCTGAAATAGGAATGGGTGCTTTGTTTCGCATAGATTTTAACCCGGTTGCCGGAGAAGGTTTTTACTTTACCAATCCACCAACCCGTATCTTTCTAACTCCGGTTTTAGGAATTCGCTACTTCTCCAAACGCAACGAATACGGTGAATACTTTATGATGCGTTTAACCATAACCCCATTAATCGGCATGAATGTTTTCTCCAACCCAACCAATAATTCAGCCAACCTTCCCAACATCCTTCCCTTTGCGGGAATCAGCTTTGGAAAAACCTGGGGCGGGCGCAAATAATTTAGGCCTTGATGGTATTTTTATCCAACATCAAAGAGTTTGTTGTTAAACATATCCTTTTCGGAATTACCCTGTTTCTAAGTCTATTCCTGGTCCGTCTCATCGAGCTAAGCTACCTCGGCATTTCCATTCATAAAGTACCTTCCTTGGGAGCTATGGGAATGGCGTTAAACATGGATGCCTTCTTTAGCTTGTCCGTTTCTTTCGTGTTCTTCCCATTGATTTTACTTAATTTTCTAGGTCAACGCTGGGCCGGCTTGGTCTACAAAATCCTAATCACCCTGCTGCTGTTCGTTCACATTGCATTGACCCATTTTTACCTCACTACCGGAGTTCTGCTGTCAAGCCTCTTTATGAATTTTACTGCCCAGGATATTCTGCAGATTTCAATGGCCGAATTATCCCTGTCCCGACTGGCTATTTGGATTATTTATCCGGTTGTTTTCTTTTTTGCCCATACCAGCTATAATCGCATCAGACAATGGACCATCCATCTTCATCTCCAAACCGGAATGGTTGTAGCATACGCTCTTGCCTTTGCCATTATCGCTAACAACAAACGTTTCTACTACAAAGCCTTGCATAATTTCGATTCGTATTTCGATTATTACTTCGGCAACAACAAAAGCTTATACCTCCTGAAAACAGTTTTCGAAGATATTGACCTGGCTCAAAAAATGTCGTCGATGAGCAAGGAAGAATTGCTGGAAACAATCCGGAATTACCAAGCCATAAACCCGGACTTTACTTACATCTCCAAGGAGTTTCCACTGTTAACCAAACATGAAATCAACAATGTGTTAGGGCCCTTTTTTCCGGAACAAGCTTCCAAACCCAACATTGTATTCCTATGCGTGGAAAGCCTTTCGGGAGCCTTCACCGGAAAAAACACCCACAGCGGCCATTTTACCCCTTTTGTTGATTCCCTTATCGACCATAGTTTGTATTGGAGCAACTTCCTCAGCAATGCCGAACACTCTTACGGAGTATTACCCCATGTTTTGTCATCCTCACCTTACGGCAATAACGGACGTGGCTTTGTGAACCTACCTGAACCGTATCCCCAACATAGCTCCATTATTCAACTGCTGAAACAAAACGAATACCAGGCCAATTCATACTACGGTGGTGAATTGTTCTTCGACAATGTGGGAAATTACATGCGTTATGTTGGACTAAATTGCGCAGTACATGCCGATGTATTTGACAAACAACGATTTACACGTGGAAATTCCAAAATAAATCCCGAACTCAATTGGGGCTACAACGATAAAGACTTATTTGAACAAAGCTTCGAATTCTTCAAACAAAAGGATAAGAATAAACCCTTTGTCGATGTTTTTATTACCCTTTCCCTTCATAGTCCATTTAATCTGGCTACGGACGAATACTTCGACAAAAACTATTTAAAACAACGGCTTTTTAAACTAAATCCAAACTTCGATTCTCTTTATGAATACAGCGATAAACGAGTAATTTCCACCGCCCTCTTTACAGATGATGCATTGAGAATGTATTTCGAATATATAAAAACAAAACCTGAATTTAATAATACTATTTTCATAATTACAGGCGATCATCGTGTAGATTCTGAACTGGAAAGAAAGAGTGAAATTGATTATTACCACGTTCCATTACTCATTTATTCTCCTATGTTAACCCAGCCAAAACAATTTAAAGGGGTTTGCGGACACATCGACATTGTTCCGTCCTTGGTCGAATTATTAAAGCAGAATTTTGGAATGGAATTCGACTACCAACAACAATGGGTTGGAAAAGGTTTAGACACTTCGGCTACTTATCA encodes:
- the paaZ gene encoding phenylacetic acid degradation bifunctional protein PaaZ, which translates into the protein MKLKNYALGQWVEGEGDGTPLYNAVNGDLVATATSKGLDFKAMLEYARNVGGPTLRKMTFHQRALMLKALAMHLNEKKEIFYKLSAATGASKGDSWVDIEGGIGNLFVMASKGRRELANETFHVDGKPEVTSKGGTFIGHHICVPLEGVAIHINAFNFPCWGMLEKLAVNFLAGVPAIVKPATATSYLTELMVQEIIKSELLPAGALQLICGSAGNILDFVDCQDVVTFTGSAETGRMLKAHPAIIENSVRFNMEADSLNCCILGNDVTPDMEEFSLFIKEVSKELTTKAGQRCTAIRRTIVPEHLVEPVIDALKKRIATTKIGDPSLEGVRMGPLASKGQVKDVREKVELLKQECEVVYGDLDNFEIVGGDREKGSFFASMLLYCNDPFTKTAPHNIEAFGPVSTVMPYKTAQDAARLAKMGKGSLVGSVFTASDDFAAEIVLNTAAYHGRLYIINRESAGEATGHGSPLAHLVHGGPGRAGGGEEMGGIRGIFHYMQRTAIQGSPTTLTRITNVYQPKARQTEDIIHPFRKYFEDLKIGETLVTHKRTVTETDIVNFANISGDNFYAHTDITSLEGSVFTGRVAHGYFVISAAAGLFVDPKKGPVLANYGLDELRFIKPVYVGATIGVRLTVKEKIWKEKREGEKPQGVVKWQVDVYDETGETVALATILTLVERREE
- a CDS encoding YihY/virulence factor BrkB family protein, with the protein product MSTTEFKSRKKWALLRKLIRKLKSVRLPLFDGLPFWDVMVFFIQGLQKGALNIRASSMAFSFFLAIFPAIIFLFTLIAYIPIDNFQGQLLSLLEEFMPYNAYQASRETIEDIVKQRRGGLLSFGFIFALYFATNGINAMIEAFNRTFHSVRRRKALQQRFVAILLTVILSVLLLVSIALIIFSQVVMGYLVKNGFMSKDNYLVLLLVNWFVSIALVYFATSFVYYLGPSRHTRWNFFSAGSSLATLLIILTSYGFSVYINHFNQYNKLYGSIGTLIIVLLWLYINSFLLLIGFELNASIERAKQTTTKDSPSTEVIPSTG
- a CDS encoding acyl--CoA ligase, which gives rise to MGIQESLSESARLFGPQIALVEKDNTITYSEFFELVKSIQVELILAGLEAKQVVAVKDDNSIAFAASLYAVMGLGAVALPVYHQVGQNEWDEVLAKANVNWVLANSQWFSNKVKPALVIQNLPFVFFRVHSNLSNWQSVEHPIFIRFTSGTTGQSKGVLLSLNSIWGRIESANRVLNLSSNDTVVWVLPMAFHFVVSIMLYLRYGCKVVLCKSPFPAEIAALLTKEQASFFYASPLHIKLLAQSKVTLPASLRWVISTSAGAQRHVCEQFYERFRIPVSQAYGIIEYGLPLIHSRPDPNLMDSVGTVTPGYEVGIFDSEGNELPAGMEGRMAIRGVGRFQAYLVPWKPAGSDWFYTGDWAVRDEQGRYFIKGREKSMVNLSGLKVFPEEVEEVLLQIPEIRGCKVYGLADGRGEEELIADIVVFSELDENTIKQFLRQHLALYKVPRKINMVSEIPETFSGKIKR
- a CDS encoding acyl-CoA dehydrogenase family protein, with product MSQDRFQAPDYYLLDELLTDEHKLIRDTARAWVKKEVSPIIEEYAQRAEFPKHLIKGLAEIGAFGPYIPTEYGGAGLDQISYGLIMQELERGDSGIRSTASVQSSLVMYPIYTYGNEEQRRKYLPKLASGEWMGCFGLTEPDHGSNPGGMLTNIKDCGDHYLLNGAKMWISNAPFAQIAVVWAKDEQGDIRGIIVERGMRGFSTPETHGKWSLRASATGELIFDNVQVPKENLLPNVKGLKGPLGCLNSARYGISWGAIGAAMDCYDTALRYSQERIQFGRPIGGFQLQQRKLAEMITEITKAQLLAWRLGVLKNEHKATPAQISMAKRNNVHMAITIARDARQMLGGMGITGEYPIMRHSMNLESVITYEGTHDIHLLITGMDVTGFNAFT
- a CDS encoding LTA synthase family protein; its protein translation is MVFLSNIKEFVVKHILFGITLFLSLFLVRLIELSYLGISIHKVPSLGAMGMALNMDAFFSLSVSFVFFPLILLNFLGQRWAGLVYKILITLLLFVHIALTHFYLTTGVLLSSLFMNFTAQDILQISMAELSLSRLAIWIIYPVVFFFAHTSYNRIRQWTIHLHLQTGMVVAYALAFAIIANNKRFYYKALHNFDSYFDYYFGNNKSLYLLKTVFEDIDLAQKMSSMSKEELLETIRNYQAINPDFTYISKEFPLLTKHEINNVLGPFFPEQASKPNIVFLCVESLSGAFTGKNTHSGHFTPFVDSLIDHSLYWSNFLSNAEHSYGVLPHVLSSSPYGNNGRGFVNLPEPYPQHSSIIQLLKQNEYQANSYYGGELFFDNVGNYMRYVGLNCAVHADVFDKQRFTRGNSKINPELNWGYNDKDLFEQSFEFFKQKDKNKPFVDVFITLSLHSPFNLATDEYFDKNYLKQRLFKLNPNFDSLYEYSDKRVISTALFTDDALRMYFEYIKTKPEFNNTIFIITGDHRVDSELERKSEIDYYHVPLLIYSPMLTQPKQFKGVCGHIDIVPSLVELLKQNFGMEFDYQQQWVGKGLDTSATYHNDRSFHLSLFSNTYPSFLHHNYLMAGDNVVKLKPDFTTERVTDKAIIDSMLNIIHTYRIINKYVCDNDKVQRKK